A genome region from Sphingobacteriaceae bacterium GW460-11-11-14-LB5 includes the following:
- a CDS encoding quinolinate synthase, with amino-acid sequence MNIDVLEEINKKGFAEEEIDPTLDLFAEIEKLKKEKNAIILAHYYQEPDIQDIADYIGDSLGLSQEAAKTDADVIVFAGVHFMAETAKILSPNKTVLLPDVKAGCSLADSCPPHLFRKFKEKYPDHLVITYVNCTAELKALSDIVCTSTNAVQIVESLPKDQKIIFGPDRNLGAYVAKKTGRDLVLWNGACMVHEIFSQEKITKLKERHPNAKFIAHPECEEVVLKMADYIGSTTGLLKYTITNPATEFIVATESGIIHQMEKANPTKTFIPAPPNNSCACNDCPYMKRNTLEKLYLCIKNGLPEVTVPGHIIEQARKPIQRMLDISAELGL; translated from the coding sequence ATGAACATAGATGTCTTAGAAGAAATCAACAAAAAAGGTTTCGCAGAAGAAGAAATTGATCCTACACTCGATCTTTTTGCGGAGATTGAGAAATTAAAAAAGGAAAAGAATGCCATCATTCTTGCACATTATTACCAAGAGCCTGACATACAGGATATTGCAGATTATATTGGCGATAGTTTAGGCTTATCTCAGGAAGCTGCAAAAACGGATGCTGATGTAATTGTGTTTGCAGGTGTGCATTTTATGGCCGAAACGGCGAAGATTTTATCACCGAATAAAACGGTTTTATTGCCAGATGTAAAAGCAGGATGCTCATTAGCAGATAGTTGCCCACCGCATTTGTTTAGAAAGTTTAAAGAAAAATATCCAGATCACCTGGTGATCACGTATGTAAACTGCACGGCCGAATTAAAAGCTTTAAGTGATATTGTTTGTACCAGTACCAATGCGGTTCAAATTGTAGAGAGTTTACCTAAAGATCAAAAAATAATATTCGGCCCCGACCGGAATTTAGGTGCTTACGTGGCCAAGAAAACTGGTCGCGATCTGGTATTGTGGAATGGTGCCTGTATGGTACACGAAATTTTTTCACAGGAGAAAATTACCAAGCTGAAAGAACGCCATCCGAATGCTAAGTTTATTGCCCACCCGGAATGTGAAGAAGTGGTTTTGAAAATGGCTGATTATATTGGTTCAACAACCGGACTTTTAAAATATACCATTACCAATCCGGCAACAGAATTTATTGTAGCTACCGAAAGTGGAATTATCCACCAGATGGAGAAGGCAAATCCAACAAAAACATTTATTCCGGCACCGCCAAATAATAGCTGTGCCTGTAACGATTGCCCTTACATGAAAAGAAATACTTTAGAAAAACTATATTTATGTATTAAAAATGGTTTGCCAGAAGTTACTGTACCTGGGCATATTATCGAGCAGGCACGTAAGCCGATTCAAAGAATGCTGGATATTTCGGCGGAATTGGGTTTGTAA
- a CDS encoding licheninase encodes MKRVFISALMLFIFTASFAQKFNWNKNQVIAHRGAWKKNNFPQNSIASLNEAVKLGCYGSEFDVWMTADNVLVINHDPEFQGLVIEKVNYADLLTKTMSNGEKIPTLEAYLLAGKKQRTTKLILEIKPSLISKDRGIEVTNKCVEMVQKLGVVEWTEYISFDYDYCKRILALMPKAKVAYLKGEISAEQMKADKLTGVDYHFSVYQKDGWIENAHKLGLTVNAWTVNTVPEIQWLLAHQVDYITTNEPELTFEELKKTPVATGWKLKWADEFNDAGLPLTKNWSYDVGGKGWGNNELQYYTDADSTNAVVKKGNLNITAVKADKENNHYTSARLVTKNKFDFKYGRVEVRAMLPKGRGLWPAIWALPTDWKYGGWPKSGEIDIMEHVGYDPDSVHGTVHTEKFNHVIKTQVGKALKVDHPYTEYHIYAVEWYADRIEFFIDNQKYLTFKNTKKGSGDWPFDQNFHIILNVAVGGGWGGQKGVDESIFPATMKVDYVRVFQK; translated from the coding sequence ATGAAACGAGTATTTATTTCTGCACTAATGTTGTTCATTTTTACTGCCTCATTTGCTCAAAAATTTAACTGGAATAAAAACCAGGTAATTGCCCACCGTGGCGCATGGAAGAAAAATAATTTCCCTCAAAATTCAATAGCCTCTTTAAACGAAGCAGTAAAGTTGGGTTGTTATGGTTCGGAATTCGATGTATGGATGACCGCAGACAATGTTTTGGTCATTAATCACGATCCTGAATTTCAGGGTTTGGTTATCGAAAAAGTAAATTATGCTGATTTATTGACCAAAACGATGAGTAATGGCGAAAAGATCCCAACACTCGAAGCCTATTTATTGGCGGGTAAAAAGCAAAGAACCACTAAACTGATTTTAGAGATCAAACCTTCGTTAATCAGCAAAGACCGGGGAATTGAGGTGACCAATAAATGTGTTGAAATGGTTCAGAAACTCGGGGTAGTGGAGTGGACAGAGTACATCAGTTTCGACTACGATTATTGCAAACGCATTTTAGCATTAATGCCGAAAGCAAAAGTGGCTTATTTAAAAGGTGAAATCAGTGCCGAACAAATGAAAGCCGATAAATTAACCGGTGTTGACTATCATTTTAGCGTTTACCAAAAAGATGGGTGGATCGAAAATGCCCACAAATTAGGATTAACGGTAAACGCCTGGACGGTAAATACAGTTCCCGAAATTCAATGGCTTTTGGCACACCAGGTTGATTACATTACCACCAATGAGCCAGAATTAACTTTCGAAGAACTTAAAAAAACACCAGTTGCAACAGGCTGGAAACTGAAGTGGGCTGATGAATTTAACGATGCCGGATTACCTTTAACAAAAAACTGGAGTTATGATGTTGGCGGAAAGGGTTGGGGCAATAACGAACTTCAATATTATACCGATGCCGACAGTACGAATGCCGTTGTAAAAAAAGGGAATCTGAATATTACTGCTGTAAAAGCAGATAAGGAAAACAACCATTATACTTCGGCCAGATTAGTCACGAAAAATAAATTCGATTTTAAATATGGAAGGGTAGAAGTCCGCGCTATGTTACCCAAAGGCAGGGGCTTATGGCCTGCAATATGGGCTTTACCAACTGATTGGAAATATGGTGGCTGGCCAAAAAGCGGTGAAATTGATATTATGGAACATGTGGGTTATGATCCGGATAGTGTTCATGGAACGGTACATACCGAAAAGTTTAACCATGTCATAAAAACGCAGGTTGGCAAGGCTTTAAAGGTTGATCATCCTTATACCGAATATCATATTTATGCGGTAGAATGGTATGCCGATCGGATCGAATTCTTTATCGACAATCAAAAATACCTCACGTTTAAGAACACCAAAAAAGGATCCGGCGACTGGCCATTCGATCAAAACTTCCACATTATTTTAAATGTAGCCGTAGGTGGCGGTTGGGGTGGACAAAAAGGCGTAGATGAATCTATTTTCCCCGCAACAATGAAAGTGGATTATGTGAGGGTATTTCAGAAGTAA
- a CDS encoding ABC transporter, which translates to MSTLIAAEGLGHGYHDEWLFKNLTLGINSGQRVALVGINGAGKSTLLKLLAERFPPLEGKIVKNKAVKIGFLDQEPQFTEGFSISDHIFSLENKQQQLIKEYEELIEDPNPDEKTLNRLYEELSEHNAWEYEHEIKTILNRMGITHLQQKISTLSGGQKKRLALAKLLIEDPEILVLDEPTNHLDIDTIEWLEKLLTTGQKTILLVTHDRYFLDNVCNTIVELDRGKIFNYNGNYAYFLEKKSEREALDATVLHKNQQLLKKELEWMRRMPQARATKSNARINAFYDLEEKTKKKTDNQSINLQMKMSRQGGKIIELEHVQKAFDGRPIINDFSYTFKKGDRIGLAGKNGTGKSTLLNIITSQLKPDNGKVDTGETTVFGYYKQGGLTFDPKERVIDIVKSDAEYIKMADGSVITASALLTLFLFPPKKQHGMVEKLSGGEKKRLNLMKVLMQNPNFLILDEPTNDLDIDTLNVLEEFLENFPGILMLVSHDRYLLDKMSDQLFIMEGEGVVKIYNGNYSEYRLSLEQPKVKTETKKSPAPVVEQAPVKAAKKLSFKEQKELEDSEKGIAEMENKIASLNESLVKIDATDYVKIQEVSAEIESLQVKLDEFTMRWLELSE; encoded by the coding sequence TTGAGCACACTAATTGCGGCAGAAGGCTTAGGGCATGGTTATCATGACGAATGGCTATTTAAAAATTTAACCTTGGGTATTAACTCTGGTCAGCGCGTGGCGTTGGTTGGAATTAATGGTGCAGGTAAGAGTACACTTTTGAAATTATTGGCAGAAAGGTTCCCTCCGCTCGAAGGTAAAATTGTAAAAAATAAAGCTGTTAAAATCGGTTTCCTCGACCAGGAGCCTCAATTTACGGAGGGTTTTTCTATTAGCGACCACATATTCTCGCTGGAGAATAAACAACAACAATTGATTAAGGAATATGAGGAGTTAATTGAAGATCCAAACCCGGATGAGAAAACACTTAACCGTTTATATGAAGAATTAAGTGAGCATAACGCCTGGGAATATGAACATGAGATCAAGACCATTTTAAACAGAATGGGCATTACTCATCTTCAGCAGAAAATATCAACGTTATCTGGTGGACAAAAGAAACGTTTGGCTTTGGCTAAACTCTTAATTGAGGATCCTGAAATTTTGGTGCTTGATGAGCCAACCAACCACTTGGATATTGACACAATTGAATGGCTGGAGAAATTATTAACTACCGGACAAAAAACAATATTACTCGTTACCCACGACAGGTACTTTTTAGATAATGTTTGCAATACCATTGTAGAGTTAGACAGGGGAAAAATATTTAACTATAACGGAAATTATGCTTACTTCTTAGAAAAGAAAAGCGAAAGGGAGGCTTTAGACGCGACGGTTTTACATAAGAACCAACAGCTATTGAAGAAAGAATTAGAGTGGATGAGGCGTATGCCACAAGCCCGAGCGACGAAATCTAACGCTAGAATTAATGCTTTTTACGATTTAGAGGAAAAAACCAAGAAAAAGACTGATAATCAGAGTATTAACCTCCAAATGAAGATGTCTCGTCAAGGCGGGAAGATTATTGAGCTGGAACATGTTCAAAAAGCATTTGACGGGCGTCCGATCATCAATGATTTTAGTTACACCTTTAAAAAAGGCGATCGTATTGGCCTGGCCGGAAAAAACGGAACAGGAAAATCTACCCTGCTGAATATTATTACCAGTCAATTGAAACCGGACAATGGTAAAGTTGATACTGGAGAAACAACCGTATTTGGCTACTATAAACAGGGTGGTTTAACTTTCGATCCGAAGGAAAGAGTAATTGATATTGTAAAGTCTGATGCCGAATATATCAAGATGGCCGACGGCTCAGTGATTACTGCTTCTGCCCTATTAACCTTATTTCTTTTCCCGCCTAAGAAGCAACATGGCATGGTAGAGAAATTAAGCGGTGGTGAAAAGAAGCGTTTGAACCTGATGAAGGTGTTGATGCAAAATCCAAATTTTTTGATTTTGGATGAGCCCACCAACGATCTTGACATCGACACCTTAAATGTTCTTGAAGAATTTTTAGAGAATTTCCCAGGCATTTTAATGTTGGTTTCACACGACAGATACCTACTCGATAAAATGAGTGATCAGCTATTTATCATGGAGGGTGAAGGCGTCGTTAAAATTTACAATGGTAATTATTCCGAATATCGTTTGAGTTTAGAACAACCAAAAGTTAAAACTGAAACCAAGAAAAGCCCTGCTCCTGTTGTAGAACAAGCACCAGTGAAAGCAGCAAAAAAATTGAGTTTCAAAGAACAAAAAGAATTAGAAGATAGCGAAAAAGGCATCGCAGAAATGGAAAATAAAATAGCTTCGCTTAACGAAAGTCTTGTTAAAATTGACGCGACCGACTATGTGAAAATTCAAGAAGTTTCAGCAGAAATAGAATCGCTTCAGGTAAAGCTCGACGAATTCACCATGCGTTGGCTTGAACTATCAGAATAA
- a CDS encoding tRNA uridine-5-carboxymethylaminomethyl(34) synthesis enzyme MnmG — protein MFSKYDLIVVGAGHAGCEAAAAAANLGSSVLLITMNMGTIAQMSCNPAMGGVAKGQIVREVDAMGGYSGIISDKSTIQFRMLNKSKGPAMWSPRAQIDRMRFAEEWRLALERTSNLDIWQDSVVGLLVKDNTVYGVKTSLGIEIESTAVVLTNGTFLNGVMHIGEKKFGGGRTAERASTGITEQLVELGMEAGRMKTGTPPRVDGRSLDYTKMEEQWGDENPGKFSYTDTEVSTDQRCCWITYTNGDVHETLKEGFEKSPMFTGRIKGLGPRYCPSIEDKINRFAERDRHQIFVEPEGWNTCEIYVNGFSTSLPEDVQFKALRLIPGFEQAKMFRPGYAIEYDFFPPTQLSLTLETKLISNLFLAGQINGTTGYEEAACQGFMAGINAHQKITDKHELIMKRSDSYIGVLIDDLVTKGTEEPYRMFTSRAEHRLLLRQDNADIRLSPIGHELGLISDERLEKVNQKIANADALVKFTRNQGIEMSDANPMLESLGSSVLNQNVKIHSLVGRPHVGLPDLIKVSKPLAEATKDLDNETIEQAEIKIKYESYFEKENEIVAKMLKMEDKEIKPDFDYNKIVSISKEAREKLFKIKPRTLGQASRISGVSPSDISVLMVYINK, from the coding sequence ATGTTTTCAAAATACGATTTGATTGTTGTTGGTGCTGGTCACGCAGGCTGTGAAGCTGCTGCTGCCGCTGCCAATTTAGGGTCATCTGTTTTATTAATCACAATGAATATGGGCACCATCGCCCAGATGAGTTGTAACCCTGCCATGGGTGGTGTAGCTAAAGGACAGATTGTTCGCGAGGTGGATGCAATGGGCGGATACTCAGGCATCATCTCTGATAAATCGACCATTCAGTTTAGAATGCTCAATAAATCAAAGGGTCCTGCTATGTGGAGCCCAAGAGCACAAATTGATAGAATGCGTTTTGCTGAAGAGTGGCGTTTAGCATTAGAAAGAACATCTAATCTTGACATATGGCAGGATAGCGTGGTAGGCCTATTAGTAAAAGATAATACGGTATACGGCGTTAAAACTTCTTTAGGTATCGAGATAGAAAGTACAGCAGTAGTCCTGACTAACGGTACATTTCTAAATGGCGTAATGCACATCGGAGAAAAGAAATTTGGAGGTGGTAGAACCGCAGAAAGAGCTTCAACCGGAATTACCGAACAGCTGGTAGAATTGGGTATGGAAGCAGGCCGTATGAAAACTGGTACTCCCCCACGTGTGGATGGAAGAAGTTTAGATTATACCAAAATGGAAGAACAATGGGGAGATGAAAACCCAGGTAAATTCTCCTACACAGATACTGAAGTTTCTACCGATCAACGTTGTTGCTGGATCACTTATACCAATGGGGATGTTCACGAAACTTTAAAAGAAGGCTTCGAAAAATCGCCCATGTTTACCGGAAGAATTAAAGGTTTGGGCCCGAGGTACTGCCCATCTATCGAAGATAAAATTAATCGTTTTGCGGAACGTGACAGACACCAGATTTTTGTTGAACCTGAAGGATGGAACACTTGCGAAATTTATGTAAATGGATTTTCAACTTCACTTCCCGAAGATGTACAATTTAAAGCCTTGAGATTAATACCAGGTTTTGAGCAGGCAAAAATGTTCAGGCCGGGCTATGCCATCGAGTACGATTTCTTCCCACCTACCCAATTGTCTTTAACATTAGAAACTAAATTGATCAGCAATTTATTTTTAGCAGGACAAATTAACGGAACTACAGGATACGAAGAAGCGGCTTGTCAAGGTTTCATGGCCGGCATAAATGCACATCAAAAAATCACGGATAAACACGAACTGATCATGAAAAGATCTGACAGTTATATTGGTGTTTTAATTGATGACCTGGTAACTAAAGGAACGGAAGAACCTTATCGCATGTTTACCTCCAGAGCCGAACACCGTTTATTATTGAGACAAGATAATGCCGATATCCGCCTATCTCCTATCGGACATGAGTTGGGTTTAATTTCTGACGAGCGTTTAGAAAAGGTAAATCAGAAAATTGCAAATGCTGATGCTTTGGTTAAGTTCACCAGAAACCAGGGAATCGAAATGAGCGATGCCAATCCAATGCTTGAAAGTTTAGGATCGAGTGTTTTAAATCAAAATGTAAAAATACACAGTCTCGTTGGAAGACCTCATGTTGGATTACCCGATTTAATTAAGGTAAGCAAACCTCTTGCTGAAGCTACCAAAGATTTAGACAACGAAACGATTGAGCAGGCAGAAATCAAAATTAAATATGAAAGTTATTTTGAGAAGGAAAATGAGATTGTAGCCAAGATGTTGAAGATGGAAGACAAAGAAATTAAACCAGATTTCGATTACAATAAAATTGTTTCCATTTCAAAAGAAGCTCGTGAAAAATTATTTAAGATCAAACCACGTACTTTAGGTCAGGCTTCACGAATTTCAGGCGTTTCACCTTCAGATATATCGGTTTTAATGGTTTATATCAATAAGTAA
- a CDS encoding gamma carbonic anhydrase family protein: MPLILPVKNKYPEIGKDNFIAENATIVGDVIIGDKCSVWFNAVIRGDVNAITIGNESNIQDGAVIHATYLKASTHIGNRVSVGHNAIVHGCTVQDNVLIGMGAIVMDHAVIEEYCIIAAGSVVLENTVCEKGYLYAGTPAKKIKPITEEQRALLNKLPDNYIMYSGWFTQ, translated from the coding sequence ATGCCTTTAATATTACCCGTAAAAAATAAATACCCTGAAATAGGAAAAGATAATTTTATTGCTGAAAACGCCACCATTGTTGGTGATGTAATAATCGGTGATAAATGTTCAGTGTGGTTTAATGCCGTGATTAGAGGCGATGTAAATGCCATTACAATCGGAAATGAATCGAACATACAAGACGGTGCTGTAATTCATGCTACCTATTTAAAAGCATCTACACACATCGGTAACCGGGTATCTGTAGGGCATAATGCAATAGTACATGGTTGTACCGTCCAGGATAATGTTTTAATCGGTATGGGTGCAATTGTAATGGATCATGCGGTGATAGAGGAGTATTGTATCATTGCAGCGGGATCTGTAGTGCTAGAGAATACTGTTTGCGAAAAAGGTTATTTATACGCGGGTACACCAGCTAAAAAAATAAAGCCCATTACTGAGGAGCAAAGGGCTTTATTGAATAAATTGCCTGATAATTATATCATGTATTCGGGTTGGTTTACCCAATAG
- a CDS encoding rRNA maturation RNase YbeY yields the protein MPAISFFTESVSYNLPQKLKVKKWIKATIEKEGFKLQELNFIFCSDEYLLGINQQYLNHDTYTDIITFDNSEEEKQIVSDIFISIERVKENAKTFKTSEFDEVCRIMIHGTLHLLGYKDKGKVAKTLMTQKEDEYLGYRAEAGLV from the coding sequence ATGCCTGCAATATCCTTTTTCACAGAATCAGTTAGCTATAATCTTCCTCAGAAACTTAAGGTGAAGAAATGGATTAAAGCAACCATCGAAAAAGAAGGTTTTAAATTGCAGGAGCTTAATTTTATCTTCTGTAGCGACGAATACCTGTTGGGCATTAACCAACAATATTTAAACCACGATACCTACACAGATATCATTACTTTCGATAATTCTGAAGAAGAAAAACAGATTGTAAGCGATATTTTTATCAGCATTGAGCGTGTTAAAGAAAACGCCAAAACCTTTAAAACATCGGAATTTGATGAGGTTTGCCGCATTATGATCCATGGAACCCTTCATTTATTGGGTTACAAAGACAAAGGAAAAGTAGCCAAAACCCTCATGACGCAAAAAGAAGATGAGTATTTGGGTTACAGAGCTGAAGCCGGCTTAGTTTAA
- a CDS encoding L-aspartate oxidase, which translates to MRKVDFLVIGSGIAGLSFALKAAKFGKVLIVTKSNEDESNTKYAQGGVAVVVDKGDSFEKHIDDTLIAGDGLCDEKIVEIVVKEGPQRIQEIIDYGINFDKDNAGFYDLAKEGGHSEHRVLHYKDITGYEIERVLLNEIHENNNIEILTHYFALELITQHHLGEFVDKRTEDINCYGIYAFNTELNDVEKIVANVTVMASGGAGHVYSATTNPVIATGDGMAMVYRAKGKVRNMEFIQFHPTALYHPGEYPSFLISEAVRGFGGVLRRKNGEEFMHEYDERKSLAPRDIVARAVDNEMKKSGDDFVYLDITMRKKADILKHFPNIYAKCLSIGIDMTKDYIPVTPASHYMCGGILVDEYGRSSIKNLYACGECSSTGLHGANRLASNSLLEATVFAHRIYQDAIENFKNNVIPENIPEWDSKGVTQSNEDVLVTHNLRELQKIMGDYVGIVRSDFRLERAHRRLFLIYQETEEFYKKNKVSVKLCELRNVIQTAYLVIKSAMQRKESRGLHYTTDYPEHAKELVDTVF; encoded by the coding sequence ATGAGGAAAGTAGATTTTCTGGTAATTGGTTCAGGTATAGCGGGTTTGAGTTTCGCGCTTAAAGCGGCAAAGTTTGGTAAGGTTTTAATTGTTACTAAATCGAACGAAGACGAATCGAATACAAAATACGCTCAGGGCGGTGTTGCAGTTGTGGTAGATAAAGGTGATTCTTTTGAGAAACATATTGATGATACCTTGATTGCCGGCGATGGATTATGTGATGAAAAAATTGTGGAAATCGTTGTAAAAGAGGGGCCTCAGCGTATTCAGGAGATCATTGATTATGGTATAAACTTCGATAAAGATAACGCTGGTTTCTATGATTTAGCTAAGGAGGGAGGACACTCTGAACACCGTGTTTTACACTATAAAGATATCACCGGATACGAGATTGAACGGGTGTTGCTAAATGAAATTCATGAGAATAACAACATAGAGATATTAACACATTACTTCGCACTGGAGTTAATTACCCAGCATCACCTGGGTGAGTTTGTGGATAAACGTACCGAAGATATTAACTGTTACGGCATATATGCCTTTAACACAGAGCTTAACGATGTGGAAAAGATTGTGGCAAATGTGACTGTGATGGCTTCGGGTGGTGCCGGACATGTGTATTCGGCCACAACAAATCCGGTTATTGCAACAGGTGATGGGATGGCAATGGTTTATCGTGCAAAAGGAAAAGTGAGAAATATGGAGTTTATTCAGTTCCATCCAACAGCCTTATACCATCCCGGAGAGTATCCATCCTTCTTAATTTCGGAAGCAGTTAGGGGTTTTGGTGGCGTTTTAAGGCGTAAAAATGGTGAAGAGTTTATGCATGAATATGATGAGCGTAAATCGTTAGCACCACGTGATATTGTAGCCCGTGCGGTAGATAATGAAATGAAGAAATCGGGTGATGACTTTGTTTACCTGGATATTACGATGCGTAAGAAAGCAGATATTCTGAAACACTTTCCTAATATATATGCCAAGTGTTTATCAATAGGGATAGATATGACGAAAGATTATATCCCGGTTACCCCTGCATCTCATTATATGTGTGGTGGTATTCTGGTTGACGAATATGGTCGTTCTTCGATTAAAAATTTATATGCCTGTGGAGAGTGTTCTTCAACTGGCCTACATGGTGCTAATCGTTTGGCATCCAATTCTTTACTGGAAGCTACCGTTTTTGCACACCGCATTTATCAGGATGCCATAGAAAACTTTAAAAATAATGTCATCCCCGAGAACATTCCTGAATGGGATTCGAAAGGTGTTACGCAAAGCAACGAAGATGTATTGGTAACACATAACCTTAGGGAGCTACAAAAAATAATGGGCGATTATGTAGGTATTGTACGTTCTGATTTTCGTTTGGAGCGGGCACATCGCCGCTTGTTTTTAATCTATCAGGAAACAGAAGAATTTTATAAAAAGAATAAGGTTTCGGTTAAACTTTGCGAATTGCGTAATGTAATTCAAACTGCTTATCTGGTGATTAAATCTGCAATGCAACGGAAAGAGAGCAGGGGACTACATTATACTACTGATTATCCTGAGCATGCAAAAGAATTAGTAGATACCGTTTTTTAA